One segment of Bremerella sp. JC817 DNA contains the following:
- a CDS encoding sulfatase-like hydrolase/transferase encodes TRNVRAADPDRPWFAYFSTGAVHAPHHVPADWRGRYKGRFDHGWDRQRELTHAKQLEMKVIPEGTRLTPRPEELPAWDAKKLARGAAGVNEPP; translated from the coding sequence GGACCCGCAACGTCCGCGCGGCCGACCCCGACAGGCCCTGGTTCGCCTACTTCAGCACCGGCGCCGTCCACGCTCCGCACCATGTCCCGGCCGACTGGCGGGGCAGATACAAGGGCCGATTCGACCACGGTTGGGACAGGCAGCGCGAGCTGACACACGCGAAGCAGCTGGAGATGAAGGTCATCCCCGAGGGGACGAGGCTCACGCCCCGGCCCGAGGAGCTCCCCGCCTGGGACGCCAAAAAACTGGCCAGAGGGGCAGCTGGGGTAAATGAACCGCCATAG